Proteins encoded in a region of the Clostridium beijerinckii genome:
- a CDS encoding sigma-70 family RNA polymerase sigma factor yields MDFDYVETLVTRCKNNDEEAKEKLAYEFRPFIYNISKRTFIDRYNFHDIIQECYHSLFKSVSKYNLEKHRFVAYATNAIKNNMNDLIKRTITRRSTEGSYALSLHDDVENDFPELEISTETSLCEMCDYEDLKLALKNLNKDEVELIDFVFYKNYTVKEYAYFKNMCYSTAIQKKKNILMKILNNISLYY; encoded by the coding sequence ATGGATTTTGATTATGTTGAAACTTTAGTTACGAGATGTAAGAATAATGATGAAGAAGCAAAAGAAAAATTAGCTTATGAATTTAGGCCTTTTATTTATAATATTTCTAAGAGGACTTTCATTGATAGGTATAATTTCCATGATATTATACAGGAATGTTACCATTCACTTTTCAAGTCTGTTTCCAAGTATAATTTAGAAAAGCATAGATTCGTTGCCTATGCTACTAATGCTATTAAAAATAATATGAATGATCTAATAAAACGAACTATAACCAGAAGATCTACTGAAGGTAGTTATGCATTAAGCTTGCATGATGATGTAGAAAATGATTTTCCAGAACTTGAAATCTCAACTGAAACTTCATTATGTGAGATGTGCGACTATGAGGATTTAAAATTAGCCCTTAAGAATTTAAATAAAGATGAAGTTGAACTTATAGATTTTGTATTCTATAAAAATTACACTGTAAAGGAATATGCTTATTTTAAAAATATGTGCTACTCTACTGCTATT